The nucleotide window CGGAGTTCTATGTGCTTATCATGAGGCAGCACTCCCAAATGTTAATCCCGGTGATGTCATTATGCGAAAGCACCTCTTATCCTGATGTTTTGCTATCCTCAAATGAATTCCCAAAATACTTTAGCCCAATTTCTCTTATTCGTATAATGTCCTCTTCTTcgctttccccgttttttaCTCTTGCCTTTTCGTTCATGAGCACCTGATGGGTGCATTCCTGAATTATTTTCCCGTCCTCTAGGTTTGTCCTGAACGCTGTGTCGTTGTGGCTATTGGGTGTGCTGCCCCCACGGTTGGTTACGCCGTTCATGCCACTCACCGCGCTCCCATCCCGCTCGTCCAGCACATTCGACATGTGGTGGCTCAGAACGaggtgcaaaatattttcgtccTGGGCGTTGAAGGAATCCGACAGAATGCTCTTGTCGAATTCGTTTTACTTCAGCAAGTCGATTTTGTTGGCTTCTTTGTACAGGCGAATTTGCTTTCCCCACGTTTCTCTCTGTTGGTTTAAAGTAGCACCTCCGATACCCTGTCTACTATCACCATTGCCCAAG belongs to Plasmodium cynomolgi strain B DNA, scaffold: 0353, whole genome shotgun sequence and includes:
- a CDS encoding hypothetical protein (putative), which produces MSNVLDERDGSAVSGMNGVTNRGGSTPNSHNDTAFRTNLEDGKIIQECTHQVLMNEKARVKNGESEEEDIIRIREIGLNNKVVLELGAGIGLASILLFTHVNIVHNGTNQGANQVVITDVNLYTLSNISHNVLLNEELFGHLDSAWSKVKI